The Paenibacillus mucilaginosus 3016 genome includes the window AACCGTATGGGCTCAACAAGAGAGTGGGAGGATCAAGTAACGGAAGATAAAAAGTTGGAGCTTGAACGGATGCGCGATACAGCCGAGGAAGGGGGACAAGTCCTCTATATCGACAATGCGGAGCATTTGAATTTTGCCGACGTACAGTTCATTTCTCCGATTTTCAAAGTGCTGGGCATTTCAGGAAAGATTGCGCCTGAAAGAGCGAACTCCGTTATCAATGCCTATATGCTGGATTTCTTCGATATGTATCTGAAACATCAAGGCGGAATCTTAATGAAAGGACCGGATCGCCGCTTTCCGGAGGTGAAGTTCGTCACCTCGCTATTGACAGGTGATAACAAGTTACGTTAGCACAACATTCAGGGAGCAGGTTAACATGCGATTTATACCCAATCCTTGGAAGGGTGCTATAATATAAGAGCAGGATGAAGATTTCAATGAAGGAGGCCCCAATGATTCAATCCATTGTCCATATTGCTCTTGTTGTTAAGGACTATGATGAAGCTATAGATTTTTATACAAAGAAGCTGAACTTCACACTAATTGAGGATACATATCAACCCGAACAAGATAAACGATGGGTCGTTGTATCTCCACCTGGGTCTGCAGGTGCTACATTACTGCTTGCAAAAGCATCAAAACCAGAACAAGATGCGTTTATTGGAAACCAGTCGGGAGGCAGGGTTTTTCTCTTTTTAAATACGGATGATTTTTGGAGAGATTATAATGAAATGGTGAGTAGGGGAATTGAGTTCGTTAGAGAACCAAAGGAACAAGAATATGGGACTGTTGCTGTATTTAAGGACCTATATGGAAACCTGTGGGATTTGTTAGAGTTAAATCAAGACCATCCCAGTTCAAAGAGAATGAAGTAGTGCCTATTTCATTGGGCTAAACGGGAGACGTTGTTCAGCACCATACAGGAGCAGATTGCCGTGATACGCTCCCCATACGGTAGACAGGTGAAATAATAAAAAACCTGTTACTGTAAGGGGAGCTTTTTCATGTCTAAAGAAAAATACTGTGCTACGGAGAAACTTGCTATCCTTGAAGAAGTTTCAAGTGGAAAAATTGGTTTTATCGCTGCAACCAAAAGATACGGTATGAATAAAACAACTTTAATGAAATGGCAGCGTCGTTATAAGCTATATGGGTATGAAGGACTGGAAAGAAGTACTCGCAATCGAAGTTACAGCGCTGAGCTGAAGCTTCAAGCGGTGAAAGATTATGTAGAGGGTGGATTGTCAAAATACCGGATCATCGACAAATACAGGATCTCAAGTACAACGCAGCTTTCTAACTGGATTAAGAAGTATAATGGTCATAGCAGCTTAAAAGCCTACAAAGGGGAAGCACAAGCTATGACAAAGGGTCGCTCTACTACGTGGGATGAGAGGATCGATATCGTCCACTATTGCCTGGCACATCAGCATGACTATCATAAGACAGCTGGCCAGTTTCAGGTCTCCTACCAGCAAGTATATCAATGGGTGAAGAAATTCGAAGCCGGCGGTGCGGATGCTTTAAAGGATGGCCGGGGGCGAAAGAAGGCGCCGGAAGAGATGACGGAGGCAGATCGCCAGAAGCTCGAGATGAAGAAGATGGAATACGAAATGGAGAGGCTTCGGGCGGAGAATGCATTTCTAAAAAAGTTACGGGAAATCCAAAGGAGGCGAAGCTAAGCCAATATCGCCAAGAGAACGTCTACCTTGCCATCCAAGCGCTTCAGGAAGAGGAGTCGATCAGCATTCAACTTCTGTGTGAAGTCGCAGGAGTTGCACGCTCAAGCTATTACAAATGGTTAAACCGCAAACCCAGCTCTCGTGAGCAGGAGAATGAGCGGCTGACAAAGATGATGATGTCCATATATGAAAAAGTAGAGAAAACCTTTGGGTACCGCCAATTAACACTCCACATGCGCAAGGAAACCGGACAGACGATTAACCATAAACGCGTGTACCGGCTGATGAAAGTCAAGGGAATCCAGTCGGTCATCCGCAGGAAGAGAAAGAAATACCCTCATTCTACTCCCCAGCACGTGGCCGAGAATGTGCTGAATCGTAATTTCCAAGCAGCTGAACCCAATGAGAAATGGGTAACGGATGTAACAGAATTTAAATACGGCAACGGTCAGAAAGCGTATTTAAGCGCGATTCTCGATCTTCATGATAAATCCATCGTCTCCAGAGTAGTGGGGCATTCCAACAACAACCCACTTGTTTTCGAGACGTTGAAGCAAGCCTTGCAAGCAGCTCCAGGAAGCAAACCAATGCTTCATAGTGACAGAGGATTTCAATACACTTCACTTGACTTCAAAAAGCTTTTGGACGATAACGAACTGACTCAAAGTATGTCCCGGGTTGGGCGGTGTATCGATAACGGGCCGATGGAATCCTTCTGGGGGACCTTAAAATGCGAGAAGTATTATCTACACACTTACCAAACCTTTGAGGAGCTTGAGAGAGACATTCTGGCTTACATCGATTTTTACAATAACGAACGATTACAAGCAAAACTAAACGGCCTCAGTCCAATGGAATACAGGACCAAGGCCGCTTAAGATTTTTATTTTTTGTACTGTCTACTTGACGGGGGGCTGTTCACCGCCGCGGCAGCTGCTCCTTCTGTCGTTTAGCTATTGTGCGTTGGAGGATTCCAGGAGGTAGAAGTGCAGCCGGCGATGGAGTTTTGCTGGAGCCATTTGCGTGGGCGTACGGGTTTAAGGCCAAGACGAGGCAGACGCCTTTAGTTCAAGAATTAGAGGTCGTTGATCTCGGCCTCATTTGATTTTCCGGATCCTGATCGTGTCATTCTTCTTGTTGAGGTAGACGAATGCATCCAGGACGAGTTTTGCCATGATCGACCCGCCGAAGTAATTCACGTACATGATCAAGTAGTTGAAGCCGCGATACATTTGGAACATATCCAGCCACATGAAGATCGGATGGATGATAAAGACGAATATGGCGGACACGCCGGCTGCGCATAGATAATAATTAATCCGTTTACGGGACTGCCACTGATACATGAGCATGAAGGCCACAGGGATCATCGAACTGGTCAGCGTAAAGCTGGTGGGCAATACGGGGATCATTTTGTACGGATAGGACCAGAAACCATAGTTCGTACCGATGGTGTCCACATAGACGCCAAGCATATGAATGGCGAACCCGTAAAAGCCAATCTGATAAACCCGATTGCGGTCTATCTTGAAATAAAGGACCAGGAGCGGGACGGCCAGTAAAATAAACGTCAGCCAGAATCGCCATGAATCAAAGGAAGAGTATTCCCACCAATAGTTGATGGTGTCCAGGTTCGTGTCGCGGTAGCTTTGGATGATGTGTTCCAGCTCTTTTTTCTGTTCGGCGTCCATGGGAATCAGCTCCTTTGCCATTATGTTTCCCACCGCTTCGCTGCCGTATTACATTCGGGCGGCAGGGCAACATTCGCAGGAGGGATAGTCATCGTTTTGGGGAGCGAAGAGTCTACCCAGCTGCTGGAGGAGCATTGAACGTCCTTAATTATTCGCTGTTCACAAGATGCCCCTCCCGGCATGTCCACGCCACGCATTTCATTTTCATACCCTTTTTTGAAGGGAGAGATACGTATGCGGAATTTCCTTGGGGTGCTGGGAGCCATTTTGCTAACCATGATACTGACGAATCCCACCCAGGCCGAATTTGAAACGTGGGTAAAGGACGAAGTCCTGCTGACAAATCCGAGGCACACAAATCCGAGGCACACTATGGAAGATTTGGGGTTGGAGATCATTCTAGTTCGAAGCCGAAGGTTACTTGTTCTTCTCGTATCATGAATTAACGGTGCGTGATATCAAAAGTTGGACATTCGACACGTACACATACGCGGCATATGGGGCATGGTCCACTATCCTCTGGAGTTCCAACCCAACCCATTCCAGTGTAAAATCCTAACACTACCTATCAAGGTAGGAGTAAAGTCGCCAGTAGCTCGCAGTCCCTGTTGGAGAGACCTTAAGGCTGAAGCCCCGTAAGCCGAACAATAAAATCAAAGTGTCTGAGCAGCAATTTCCCTCCGGATGGGATTGTGGCTTCCATTCACAAAGCGAGACTGGATTCATTGAAGGTTCAGCCACCAAACTGAGGATAGCTTTGATCTGGACGGCAAAAGAACAGAATCTACTGTTCTTTTGCCGTTTTTTGATATGCTAGATTACTCACAGCAATATTGACTACACCTCAAAAAAAGCTGACTGCCTCCACCAATTGAGCTTACAGCGCGGCACGGACCGAGGATGTGATGCGTTATAAACATTCAACCTCCGTCGCCCCGTAATTTCCCACTTTTGTCTTAAGACGTATGTAATGAGAATTTGTAGTGCAAATTATAACAAGGGGGGGATGAATCATGACTTTTGAAGAAGCCTTGAAGAAAGTGAATGAGGCGAATGAAAAAATTGTAGAAGCAAACCGTATGGTTTCGGATGCCATAATGCATTCGTTCCTTTTCACTTGGAGGTGGTGGATCGGAGTATCCTTAATCGTTCTACCCTGGATTGCTTGGTTAATTTTTAGAGATAAGCAAAGTACGGGCCGCCTTCTGACCGCTGGTTTTTTTGTAATGATTTTCTCAGCGGTTTTAGATACGATTGGAATTGAAAATGGACTGTGGGCTTACCCGGTAAAAGTGATTCCATCACCTACGTTAAGTTTCTCTTTAAGACTTTCGGTATTACCCGTTATCGCTATGTTTTTTATCCAATTCAAGCCAAAAGTCAATCCATTCCTAAAAGCAATTATTTATGGTTCATTCGCGGCCTTTGTTGGGCTGCCGCTGCTTTCCATGATCGATATGTATAAAAGGATCCATTGGGAGTATGCATATTCATGTTTTATTTTGACTGGGATGTATTTGTGTTCTTATTGGTTCTATAATTTGAACAGCTTCGAAAGAGTCCAGCCCTTAAAGCCAGCAGGCACCGCTGTGGAGATGAATATGAGCTTCTTGCGTAAAAAACAGAAGATAAAGTAAATTCGGCTGCCGGTAGTTCCGGCAGCCTTTTTCCGTTAAGGAAGGTGAATCCCGGCTTCCCTGCCCAATATACATCACAAAAAAGTCATCTTGGCCTTGAATTATGACCGCTTAGATGAAATGCGTATCCAAATAACAGCCCACC containing:
- a CDS encoding VOC family protein produces the protein MIQSIVHIALVVKDYDEAIDFYTKKLNFTLIEDTYQPEQDKRWVVVSPPGSAGATLLLAKASKPEQDAFIGNQSGGRVFLFLNTDDFWRDYNEMVSRGIEFVREPKEQEYGTVAVFKDLYGNLWDLLELNQDHPSSKRMK
- a CDS encoding IS3 family transposase (programmed frameshift) → MSKEKYCATEKLAILEEVSSGKIGFIAATKRYGMNKTTLMKWQRRYKLYGYEGLERSTRNRSYSAELKLQAVKDYVEGGLSKYRIIDKYRISSTTQLSNWIKKYNGHSSLKAYKGEAQAMTKGRSTTWDERIDIVHYCLAHQHDYHKTAGQFQVSYQQVYQWVKKFEAGGADALKDGRGRKKAPEEMTEADRQKLEMKKMEYEMERLRAENAFLKKLPGNPKEAKLSQYRQENVYLAIQALQEEESISIQLLCEVAGVARSSYYKWLNRKPSSREQENERLTKMMMSIYEKVEKTFGYRQLTLHMRKETGQTINHKRVYRLMKVKGIQSVIRRKRKKYPHSTPQHVAENVLNRNFQAAEPNEKWVTDVTEFKYGNGQKAYLSAILDLHDKSIVSRVVGHSNNNPLVFETLKQALQAAPGSKPMLHSDRGFQYTSLDFKKLLDDNELTQSMSRVGRCIDNGPMESFWGTLKCEKYYLHTYQTFEELERDILAYIDFYNNERLQAKLNGLSPMEYRTKAA
- a CDS encoding CBO0543 family protein, which produces MDAEQKKELEHIIQSYRDTNLDTINYWWEYSSFDSWRFWLTFILLAVPLLVLYFKIDRNRVYQIGFYGFAIHMLGVYVDTIGTNYGFWSYPYKMIPVLPTSFTLTSSMIPVAFMLMYQWQSRKRINYYLCAAGVSAIFVFIIHPIFMWLDMFQMYRGFNYLIMYVNYFGGSIMAKLVLDAFVYLNKKNDTIRIRKIK
- a CDS encoding CBO0543 family protein: MTFEEALKKVNEANEKIVEANRMVSDAIMHSFLFTWRWWIGVSLIVLPWIAWLIFRDKQSTGRLLTAGFFVMIFSAVLDTIGIENGLWAYPVKVIPSPTLSFSLRLSVLPVIAMFFIQFKPKVNPFLKAIIYGSFAAFVGLPLLSMIDMYKRIHWEYAYSCFILTGMYLCSYWFYNLNSFERVQPLKPAGTAVEMNMSFLRKKQKIK